One window of Pyrus communis chromosome 12, drPyrComm1.1, whole genome shotgun sequence genomic DNA carries:
- the LOC137709969 gene encoding uncharacterized protein: MGGCDVDGNLNQDKFSAPMPWIGIYVAAATLACLIAMAADVIHGFRNWKLWFPCKFFSINATSLTLIGVAIKLSVDLNTPMPGRQDQLAKLSSSVLICTVMGNTMPSLGVMKNKEIMMNAIAFGILVITLIVNICIQLATGAIFVFCMEHAFIMFIMLVLLIMMNFSALTVPVCKRYLEHKYNKKYQLALKDARDETGRPVVTKLKDCLMKHWMMAHTSSPQFVVGRSATCTASGAFCLLSAMILAEAMLRSYLMPWSFRFCSGKSDYKWSTTLVLTVQTTAVAVGTIGPASRWFTAINFRCAKRGNKSYREELKVEKYWTQGLLELKERPLSMRIRNRHCRKLVYGTRNKLLDLCISMQTGNVIVSKAIRLISIFIVSKILLCCDFCKQRKSNVNTIFNDSGTESQPNSRLDLSRYVLHLEGEDALVHHMMRSNCDATDHWFRRGKKLEPKYIMKLLKKSTLSQGFKGVANFDSEQVPSLDMEEPPNCWALPVVTLTSIALALSNISSSSIEELTSGVHEGLMYINFIENYLDGKEDVTNVRKAAITVWQGVDLYHKWLDVDFRKMSPEGKSSKEILEGLAETAKFIFEESRKKHMTTNACLRDNPSKWPVRELAANSMYRISQTILMNYEGSINQTGERLFEELNVMISDIMAACLTNLRLVIKRKCLSIGIEEREEGVRHAVYILGKTENILNILDHRIPPSMDLHQISCIDEWRSLHKDSPLYFPSPSPSEGDEASSLSSDFYLVID, from the coding sequence atgggcGGCTGCGACGTCGACGGGAATCTGAACCAGGACAAGTTCAGTGCTCCTATGCCTTGGATTGGCATCTATGTAGCAGCTGCAACCTTAGCCTGCCTAATTGCAATGGCCGCCGATGTTATCCATGGCTTTCGAAATTGGAAACTCTGGTTCCCTTGCAAGTTCTTCTCCATCAATGCAACTTCTTTGACCTTGATCGGTGTTGCAATTAAACTGTCGGTGGATCTCAATACTCCGATGCCTGGCCGCCAGGATCAGCTCGCAAAGCTCAGCAGTTCTGTCTTGATCTGCACAGTAATGGGTAACACCATGCCTTCTCTTGGAGtcatgaaaaataaagaaatcatGATGAATGCAATTGCTTTTGGAATTCTGGTTATTACCCTTATCGTGAATATTTGCATTCAATTAGCTACTGGTGCAATCTTTGTTTTCTGCATGGAGCATGCTTTCATCATGTTCATCATGCTTGTTCTACTTATCATGATGAACTTCTCTGCTTTAACCGTTCCCGTATGTAAACGATATTTAGAACACAAGTACAATAAAAAGTACCAATTAGCTCTAAAAGATGCCAGAGATGAAACAGGTAGACCAGTGGTTACCAAACTTAAAGACTGTCTGATGAAACATTGGATGATGGCTCATACCTCTAGTCCCCAGTTTGTGGTGGGGCGTTCAGCGACATGCACGGCTTCTGGAGCATTTTGTCTTTTGAGTGCCATGATTTTAGCAGAAGCAATGCTTCGGAGTTACTTGATGCCCTGGTCATTTAGATTTTGCAGCGGCAAGTCTGACTACAAGTGGTCAACCACTTTGGTTCTTACTGTGCAGACCACTGCAGTAGCAGTTGGTACAATCGGGCCTGCATCAAGATGGTTCACTGCCATAAATTTCAGATGCGCAAAAAGAGGAAACAAAAGCTACAGAGAAGAACTTAAAGTAGAAAAGTACTGGACCCAGGGACTGTTAGAGTTGAAAGAACGCCCTTTATCAATGAGAATCAGAAATAGGCACTGCAGGAAACTTGTTTACGGCACAAGAAACAAACTTTTAGACTTGTGTATCTCAATGCAGACGGGCAATGTCATAGTGAGTAAGGCCATTCGGCTTATTTCCATCTTCATTGTTAGCAAGATATTGTTATGCTGCGACTTCTGCAAACAGAGGAAGTCCAATGTCAACACTATTTTTAATGATTCGGGGACAGAGTCACAGCCAAACTCAAGGCTAGATCTTAGCCGGTACGTTCTGCATCTTGAAGGTGAGGATGCATTGGTGCACCACATGATGAGAAGCAACTGTGATGCTACCGATCATTGGTTTCGAAGGGGAAAGAAGCTAGAGCCTAAATATATCATGAAACTGTTAAAGAAATCAACACTTTCACAAGGATTCAAGGGAGTTGCCAATTTTGACAGTGAACAAGTTCCCTCTCTAGACATGGAAGAACCACCAAATTGTTGGGCACTACCTGTCGTGACACTTACAAGTATTGCTCTTGCACTTTCAAACATCAGCAGTAGTTCAATTGAAGAGCTGACAAGTGGTGTTCACGAAGGGCTCatgtacataaattttattgaaaattacCTGGATGGTAAAGAAGATGTCACCAATGTCAGAAAGGCAGCAATTACAGTGTGGCAAGGAGTTGATCTCTATCACAAATGGCTAGATGTGGATTTCCGTAAAATGTCACCTGAGGGGAAGAGCTCAAAGGAAATACTTGAAGGACTTGCTGAGACTGCAAAGTTTATATTTGAAGAGTCTAGAAAGAAGCATATGACTACGAATGCATGTTTAAGAGATAACCCTTCAAAATGGCCTGTTAGAGAACTGGCTGCTAATTCCATGTATAGGATAAGTCAAACTATTCTGATGAATTATGAAGGCAGCATCAACCAGACAGGTGAGAGATTATTCGAAGAGCTGAATGTCATGATTTCGGACATAATGGCTGCTTGTCTCACTAATTTACGTCTAGTTATAAAGAGGAAGTGTCTGAGCATCGGCATTGAAGAGAGGGAGGAGGGTGTGCGGCATGCAGTTTACATTCTCGGCAAAACTGAAAACATTTTGAATATTCTAGACCATAGAATTCCCCCAAGTATGGACCTGCACCAAATTTCATGCATTGATGAGTGGCGTTCGTTGCACAAGGACAGTCCCTTGTACTTCCCTTCTCCATCTCCATCAGAGGGTGACGAAGCCTCTTCTCTTTCAAGTGACTTCTACCTGGTGATTGACTAG